A single genomic interval of Noviherbaspirillum cavernae harbors:
- a CDS encoding beta-propeller fold lactonase family protein, with protein sequence MTSPRTRFVPAIVSLALALPSWSLAAPFAYVPNEKSGTLSIIDCASDTVVGEIASGGKPRGVAISRDGKLLYVSDQSSNSLLLVDADSKAVTGKIALGESPEGVGISPAGDWVVAAIELSNAVTFISTKTNEKAFTIKTRGENPEHAKFSPNGKWLYVSAEEADTLDIIDVAQKKQVASVTLGKRPRGIAFTPDGSRAYIAAEIASTVYVVDVASRKVLKEIKAGNFSNGVTMAPDGKRVYISNGRDGTVSVIDTAANNIIATIPVGKRPWNMAITPDGKKLYVANGRSNSVSVIDTATNAVLKDIAVGESPWGVVIH encoded by the coding sequence ATGACATCACCTCGCACGCGCTTCGTTCCGGCCATCGTGTCGCTTGCACTGGCCCTGCCCTCGTGGTCGCTCGCCGCGCCTTTCGCCTATGTCCCCAACGAGAAATCCGGGACGCTGTCGATCATCGATTGCGCCAGCGACACGGTGGTCGGCGAGATCGCCTCGGGCGGCAAACCGCGCGGTGTGGCAATCAGCCGTGACGGCAAGCTGCTGTACGTGAGCGACCAGTCGTCCAACTCGCTGCTGCTGGTTGATGCGGACAGCAAGGCCGTCACCGGCAAGATCGCGCTGGGCGAATCGCCGGAAGGCGTCGGCATTTCACCGGCGGGCGACTGGGTGGTGGCGGCCATCGAGTTGTCGAATGCGGTCACCTTCATCTCGACGAAAACGAATGAAAAGGCATTCACCATCAAGACCAGGGGCGAGAACCCCGAGCATGCGAAGTTCAGTCCGAACGGCAAGTGGCTGTACGTCAGCGCGGAGGAGGCGGACACGCTCGACATCATCGACGTCGCGCAGAAGAAGCAGGTGGCCTCGGTCACGCTCGGCAAGCGGCCGCGCGGCATCGCGTTCACACCGGACGGCAGCCGCGCCTATATCGCGGCGGAGATTGCCAGCACGGTGTATGTGGTCGATGTCGCCAGCCGCAAGGTGCTCAAGGAAATCAAGGCGGGCAATTTCTCGAACGGCGTGACGATGGCGCCGGACGGCAAGCGGGTGTATATCTCGAACGGCAGGGACGGCACGGTGTCGGTGATCGACACCGCCGCCAACAACATCATCGCGACGATCCCGGTCGGCAAGCGCCCCTGGAACATGGCGATCACGCCGGATGGAAAAAAACTCTATGTCGCGAACGGCCGCTCCAATTCGGTGTCCGTCATTGATACCGCGACCAATGCGGTGCTGAAAGACATTGCCGTCGGAGAATCACCTTGGGGCGTCGTCATTCATTGA
- a CDS encoding response regulator transcription factor, whose product MRIALLDNDARQTRLIGEVLTNAGHTCHPGTADTLEQLQSEGIDMLIVDQKMPSAAVLQWARSHMPENFPVLYVASRTDEDHIVEAMSRGASDYIIKPLRRGELLTRVHTLLRRAYPDRQGPEQLQFGHYIFEPRTNRIHIAGHQVSVTHKEFELALLFFRHLGRPLSRAYILDAIWSADGNVPSRTMDTHVSRVRTKLQLRPENGYRLLPVYSFGYRLELLPDSAQQRG is encoded by the coding sequence ATGCGAATCGCCCTCCTCGACAATGATGCGCGGCAAACCCGGCTGATCGGCGAGGTGCTGACGAACGCCGGGCACACCTGCCATCCCGGTACGGCCGATACCCTGGAACAGCTGCAAAGCGAGGGCATAGACATGCTCATCGTCGACCAGAAAATGCCGAGCGCTGCGGTATTGCAATGGGCACGCAGTCACATGCCGGAAAACTTCCCCGTGCTGTATGTCGCCAGCCGCACCGACGAAGACCATATCGTCGAAGCCATGAGCAGAGGAGCGAGCGATTACATCATCAAGCCGCTGCGGCGCGGCGAACTCCTGACGCGCGTGCATACCTTGCTGCGGCGCGCCTACCCGGACCGACAGGGCCCGGAACAGCTGCAGTTCGGGCACTACATTTTCGAGCCGCGCACCAACCGCATCCACATCGCCGGCCACCAGGTCAGTGTGACGCACAAGGAATTCGAGCTGGCCCTGTTGTTCTTCCGTCATCTTGGCCGACCGCTGTCGCGCGCCTATATCCTGGACGCCATCTGGTCCGCCGACGGCAATGTGCCGTCGCGCACCATGGACACGCATGTCTCGCGCGTGCGCACCAAGCTGCAACTGCGGCCGGAGAACGGCTATCGCTTGCTGCCGGTGTACAGCTTCGGATACCGGCTGGAATTGCTGCCTGATTCAGCGCAACAGCGCGGATAG
- a CDS encoding c-type cytochrome yields MNALIAADSGAADAEAGKRKAETCVACHGPNGNSVSGNFPILAGQTARYLYLQLRDYKEGRRKDPNMTPLAEALSREDMFDLAEYFSRQKPAPLNFKPDPKRVTAGARIAADVLCTMCHLGQMKGQNEIPRLAGQQPDYVLKQLKDFKARTRTNDGGNMTSVTQTLSDEDMLNLTHYIGSLF; encoded by the coding sequence ATGAACGCGCTCATCGCCGCCGACAGTGGCGCCGCCGATGCGGAGGCCGGCAAGCGCAAGGCGGAAACCTGCGTGGCGTGTCACGGGCCGAACGGCAATTCCGTCAGCGGAAATTTTCCCATCCTCGCCGGGCAGACTGCGCGCTACCTGTATCTGCAGCTGCGCGACTACAAGGAAGGGCGGCGCAAGGATCCGAACATGACGCCGCTTGCGGAAGCCCTGTCGCGCGAGGACATGTTCGATCTGGCGGAATACTTTTCAAGGCAGAAGCCCGCGCCGCTCAACTTCAAGCCGGACCCGAAGCGCGTCACGGCGGGCGCGAGGATCGCCGCCGACGTGCTGTGCACCATGTGCCATCTGGGGCAGATGAAGGGACAGAATGAAATCCCGCGGCTGGCGGGGCAGCAGCCCGACTATGTCCTCAAGCAGTTGAAGGACTTCAAGGCCAGGACCAGAACCAACGACGGCGGCAACATGACGAGCGTCACGCAGACGCTCAGTGACGAGGACATGCTGAATCTGACCCATTACATCGGCAGCCTGTTTTGA
- the prfA gene encoding peptide chain release factor 1 — translation MKPSMLAKLDQLTERLEEVNNLLMQEGITSDMDNYRKLTREHAELGPLVTLYKDYRQAEDDVASAQEMLVDPEMKEMAQEEIADAKSRIEQLEVDLQKMLLPKDPNDERNIYLEIRAGTGGDEAALFAGDLLRMYTRYAERNRWQVEMVSESHSEIGGYKEVIVRLVGFGAYSKLKFESGGHRVQRVPATETQGRIHTSACTVAVMPEADEVEDIDINPADIRIDTFRASGAGGQHINKTDSAIRITHFPTGIVVECQDDRSQHKNKASALKVLAARIKDVQLREQQAKEAATRKSLIGSGDRSERIRTYNYPQGRMTDHRINLTLYKLDFIMDGDLEELTGALVAEHQAELLAALGEEA, via the coding sequence ATGAAACCATCCATGCTCGCCAAACTCGACCAGCTGACGGAACGGCTGGAAGAAGTGAACAATCTCCTGATGCAGGAAGGCATCACGTCCGACATGGACAACTACCGCAAGCTGACGCGCGAACACGCCGAGCTCGGCCCGCTGGTCACGCTGTACAAGGATTACCGCCAGGCCGAAGACGACGTGGCAAGCGCGCAGGAAATGCTGGTCGATCCGGAGATGAAGGAAATGGCGCAGGAGGAAATCGCCGACGCCAAATCGCGCATCGAACAGCTCGAAGTCGATCTGCAAAAGATGCTGCTGCCGAAGGATCCTAACGACGAGCGCAACATCTATCTCGAAATCCGCGCCGGCACCGGCGGCGACGAAGCCGCGCTGTTCGCCGGCGACCTGCTGCGCATGTACACGCGCTACGCCGAACGCAACCGCTGGCAGGTCGAGATGGTGTCCGAATCGCATTCCGAAATCGGCGGCTACAAGGAGGTCATCGTGCGGCTGGTCGGCTTCGGCGCGTACTCGAAGCTCAAGTTCGAATCCGGCGGCCATCGCGTGCAGCGCGTGCCCGCCACCGAGACGCAGGGCCGCATCCACACCTCGGCCTGCACGGTGGCCGTGATGCCGGAAGCCGATGAAGTCGAGGACATCGACATCAATCCGGCCGACATCCGCATCGACACCTTCCGCGCTTCCGGTGCGGGCGGCCAGCACATCAACAAGACCGACTCGGCGATCCGCATCACGCACTTTCCGACCGGCATCGTGGTCGAATGCCAGGACGACCGCAGCCAGCACAAGAACAAGGCGTCCGCGCTGAAGGTGCTGGCCGCCCGCATCAAGGACGTGCAGTTGCGCGAGCAGCAGGCCAAGGAAGCGGCCACGCGCAAGTCGCTGATCGGCTCCGGCGACCGCAGCGAGCGCATCCGCACCTACAATTATCCGCAGGGCCGCATGACCGACCATCGCATCAACCTGACGCTGTACAAGCTCGACTTCATCATGGATGGCGATCTGGAGGAACTGACCGGCGCGCTGGTGGCCGAGCATCAGGCGGAACTGCTGGCGGCGCTGGGCGAAGAAGCCTGA
- a CDS encoding ankyrin repeat domain-containing protein, with translation MALFCLAAVAEESGFELNRQALIAARAGNFASLQRLVEQGAAVNSRNRFGDTLLLMSIKSGQMDMFRYLIDHGADVNLANVSKVTPLMAAAFVGNKDMANMLLDRNANITAQDHLHKTAMVYAAGNGKTGVVDLLLSKGVMPNERYDNELTALMWAAGNGHLDTVRFLLDHGADARLLDNRGKSALQIATESRQPDIAALLQQQTPRGK, from the coding sequence ATGGCATTGTTTTGCCTTGCGGCCGTCGCCGAAGAATCGGGATTCGAGCTCAACCGGCAGGCGCTGATCGCGGCGCGCGCAGGCAATTTCGCATCGCTCCAACGGCTGGTCGAGCAGGGCGCGGCGGTCAACTCGCGCAACCGCTTCGGCGACACCCTGCTGCTGATGTCGATCAAGAGCGGGCAGATGGACATGTTCCGCTACCTCATCGACCACGGTGCCGATGTCAATCTCGCGAACGTATCGAAAGTCACGCCGCTGATGGCGGCCGCCTTCGTCGGCAACAAGGACATGGCCAACATGCTGCTCGACCGCAATGCGAACATCACGGCACAGGATCATCTGCACAAGACGGCGATGGTCTATGCCGCCGGCAACGGCAAGACGGGCGTGGTCGATCTGCTGCTGTCGAAAGGCGTCATGCCGAACGAGCGCTACGACAATGAGCTGACCGCACTGATGTGGGCGGCGGGCAATGGCCATCTCGATACCGTGCGCTTCCTGCTCGATCATGGCGCGGATGCGCGACTGCTCGACAATCGCGGCAAGAGCGCCCTGCAGATCGCCACCGAAAGCCGCCAACCCGACATCGCGGCGCTGTTGCAGCAGCAAACCCCGCGCGGCAAATGA
- a CDS encoding glycosyltransferase family 4 protein, giving the protein MKIAQFSPLFERVPPKAYGGTERIISYLTEELVRRGHEVTLFATGDSSTDARLVSAVDQPLRQEVGRQSWLAYYAMQLDQLAQMAHSFDVIHFHTEYMHFPLARMLGVPHVTTVHGRLDLPELMPLYKRFNDCPLVSISNSQRNPLPAANWCDTIYHGLPSDMYAFMPTGGDYFAFVGRVSPEKRLDRAIEIARACGMRLYIAAKIDQMDEPYFNSEIKPLLRDPLVEYIGEVGDREKRELLEHASALLFPVDWPEPFGLVMIEAFACGTPVIAYRNGSIPEIMEDGVTGFVVTDQEAAIRAAQNIAAIDRRHCRDTFERRFTVATMAENYLRIYQQILDSDAPSFP; this is encoded by the coding sequence ATGAAAATTGCGCAATTTTCTCCATTGTTCGAGCGCGTGCCGCCGAAGGCATATGGCGGTACTGAGCGCATCATTTCCTATCTCACCGAAGAGCTGGTCCGGCGCGGCCATGAGGTGACGCTGTTTGCCACCGGCGACTCGAGCACGGATGCGCGCCTCGTGTCGGCTGTCGATCAACCGTTGCGGCAAGAGGTGGGGCGGCAATCGTGGCTGGCGTATTACGCGATGCAACTGGATCAGCTGGCGCAGATGGCGCACTCCTTCGACGTGATCCATTTCCACACCGAGTACATGCATTTTCCATTGGCGAGGATGCTCGGTGTGCCGCACGTGACCACAGTTCACGGGCGGCTCGATTTGCCGGAGTTGATGCCTCTCTACAAGCGTTTCAACGACTGCCCGCTGGTGTCCATTTCCAACAGTCAGCGCAATCCGCTGCCAGCGGCAAACTGGTGCGACACGATCTATCACGGCTTGCCGTCGGACATGTATGCGTTCATGCCGACCGGCGGCGATTACTTCGCGTTCGTCGGCCGGGTGTCGCCTGAAAAACGCCTTGACCGCGCCATCGAGATTGCGCGCGCATGCGGCATGCGGCTCTACATCGCAGCCAAGATCGACCAGATGGATGAGCCGTACTTCAACAGTGAAATCAAGCCCTTGCTGCGCGACCCGCTGGTGGAGTACATCGGCGAAGTGGGCGACCGCGAAAAACGCGAATTGCTCGAACATGCAAGCGCGCTGCTGTTCCCGGTGGACTGGCCCGAACCATTCGGCCTCGTGATGATCGAAGCCTTTGCCTGTGGTACGCCGGTGATCGCCTATCGCAACGGTTCCATTCCGGAAATCATGGAAGACGGTGTCACGGGCTTTGTGGTGACAGACCAGGAGGCGGCGATACGCGCCGCGCAGAACATCGCCGCCATCGACCGGCGGCACTGCCGGGATACATTCGAGCGCCGCTTCACGGTCGCCACGATGGCAGAAAATTACTTGCGCATTTACCAGCAAATACTCGACAGCGACGCTCCATCGTTCCCGTAA
- a CDS encoding cytochrome b: MRSTAGTASTASTADAPEAGARDMHARHSLPTVVLHWTIAALIIGLLVLGYYMVGIPRNTPERAFYFNLHKSLGVLVAVLILARIVWRFYDTEPPLPGSMPKWEVHAAQWGHHALYLCMVLVPLTGYISSSFNKYGVKFFGIALPSWGWEDKPLRDLFAGMHYILAWAFAALILIHVLAALKHVLLNRDRIFQRMLPRL, translated from the coding sequence ATGCGCAGCACAGCGGGGACTGCCAGCACAGCCAGCACCGCCGACGCACCGGAGGCTGGCGCGCGCGACATGCATGCGCGCCACAGCCTGCCGACGGTCGTGCTGCACTGGACGATCGCGGCGCTGATCATCGGCTTGCTGGTGCTCGGCTACTACATGGTCGGCATACCGCGCAACACGCCGGAGCGCGCCTTTTATTTCAATCTGCACAAATCGCTCGGCGTGCTGGTCGCCGTGCTGATCCTGGCGCGCATCGTCTGGCGCTTTTACGACACCGAGCCGCCATTGCCTGGCAGCATGCCGAAATGGGAAGTGCACGCCGCGCAATGGGGCCATCACGCCTTGTACCTGTGCATGGTGCTGGTGCCGCTCACCGGCTACATCTCATCGTCGTTCAACAAGTATGGCGTGAAATTCTTCGGCATCGCGCTGCCTTCGTGGGGCTGGGAAGACAAGCCGCTGCGTGATTTGTTTGCCGGCATGCATTACATACTGGCATGGGCCTTCGCCGCGCTGATCCTGATTCATGTGCTTGCCGCGCTCAAGCATGTCTTGCTCAATCGCGACCGGATTTTTCAGCGCATGCTGCCACGCCTGTAA
- a CDS encoding pyrroloquinoline quinone-dependent dehydrogenase — translation MGTSKLTLTGVAIGAWLACSGISLAQEIQGGAGIKPVPMPGKLGSVSQQMLDGANKDAKNWLHSNGDYSQTRFYPAKEINNKNVGKLKPAFVFQTEVVESMETAPIVVNGIMFLTTSYNHVYAIDAVTGQQFWHYKHKMGPVTTFCCGPNNRGVAIAGDKLFMGTLDAKLVALDAKTGKLLWETQIADPEKGYSETMAPVVVDDKVLIGTNGGEYGIRGFVKAFDANTGKEVWTFYTIPEKGHEGVWAEKDATGRDMKRDIAAEKAAFAKNSKFYETLGGGVWMPPSFDRATKTLIFVVGNPSPDLYGAERPGDNLYTDSLVAIDFDTGKYKWHSQYVAHDVWDLDAASPPILVDVKDKNGKMIPGVIHGGKTGHVYVHDRRDGKLIRFSDAMVPQEAMWTLPTTQGARMLPGANGGVEWSPMAFHPQARLAYAVNLHQPMTYQVEPSPYPGGKIWLGGAFKNIPGEEQWGNVTAVNIDTGKIAWQAKTEQPMIGGALATAGDLVFAGEGNGWFKAYDAKTGKVLWKFQCGAGVNAPAVSYTVNGKQYIAVAAGGNTQLDFKRGNSVFVFAL, via the coding sequence ATGGGAACGAGCAAATTGACACTGACAGGTGTGGCAATCGGCGCGTGGCTGGCGTGCAGCGGCATCAGCCTCGCACAGGAAATCCAGGGCGGCGCGGGCATCAAGCCGGTTCCGATGCCGGGCAAGCTCGGTTCGGTCAGCCAGCAGATGCTGGACGGCGCAAACAAGGACGCGAAGAACTGGCTGCATTCCAACGGCGATTACAGCCAGACCCGCTTCTATCCCGCCAAGGAGATCAACAACAAGAACGTCGGCAAGCTCAAGCCGGCCTTCGTGTTCCAGACCGAAGTGGTGGAGTCGATGGAGACCGCGCCGATCGTGGTCAACGGCATCATGTTCCTGACCACCTCGTACAACCACGTCTACGCGATCGATGCGGTCACCGGCCAGCAGTTCTGGCACTACAAGCACAAGATGGGACCGGTCACGACCTTCTGCTGCGGGCCGAACAACCGCGGCGTCGCGATCGCCGGCGACAAGCTCTTCATGGGCACGCTGGATGCGAAGCTGGTAGCGCTCGATGCAAAGACCGGCAAGCTGCTGTGGGAAACGCAGATCGCCGATCCGGAAAAAGGCTATAGCGAAACGATGGCGCCCGTGGTGGTCGACGACAAGGTGCTGATCGGCACCAATGGCGGCGAGTACGGCATACGCGGCTTCGTGAAGGCATTCGACGCGAACACCGGCAAGGAAGTCTGGACCTTCTACACGATCCCGGAAAAGGGACACGAAGGTGTGTGGGCCGAGAAGGACGCGACCGGGCGCGACATGAAGCGCGACATCGCGGCGGAAAAGGCGGCCTTCGCCAAGAACAGCAAGTTCTACGAAACCCTGGGCGGCGGCGTGTGGATGCCGCCCTCGTTCGACCGCGCCACCAAGACGCTGATCTTCGTGGTCGGCAATCCCTCGCCCGACCTGTACGGCGCGGAACGTCCGGGCGACAACCTCTACACCGACTCGCTGGTGGCGATCGATTTCGACACCGGCAAGTACAAGTGGCATTCGCAGTACGTCGCGCATGACGTGTGGGATCTGGACGCTGCCAGCCCGCCCATCCTGGTCGATGTGAAGGACAAGAACGGGAAGATGATTCCCGGCGTGATCCACGGCGGCAAGACCGGGCATGTGTATGTGCATGACCGCCGCGACGGCAAGTTGATCCGCTTCTCCGACGCCATGGTGCCGCAGGAAGCCATGTGGACGCTGCCGACCACGCAAGGCGCGCGCATGCTGCCGGGCGCCAACGGCGGGGTCGAATGGTCGCCGATGGCCTTCCATCCGCAGGCGCGGCTCGCTTATGCGGTCAACCTGCATCAGCCGATGACGTATCAGGTGGAGCCATCGCCCTACCCCGGCGGCAAGATCTGGCTGGGCGGCGCGTTCAAGAACATCCCCGGTGAAGAGCAATGGGGCAACGTCACCGCTGTCAACATCGACACCGGCAAGATCGCGTGGCAGGCCAAGACCGAGCAGCCGATGATCGGCGGCGCGCTCGCCACCGCCGGCGACCTCGTGTTCGCGGGTGAAGGCAATGGCTGGTTCAAGGCCTACGATGCGAAGACCGGCAAGGTGCTGTGGAAATTCCAGTGCGGCGCGGGCGTGAACGCGCCGGCGGTGTCGTACACGGTGAACGGCAAGCAGTACATCGCGGTCGCGGCCGGCGGCAATACGCAACTGGACTTCAAGCGCGGCAACAGCGTGTTCGTGTTCGCGCTGTAG
- a CDS encoding amylo-alpha-1,6-glucosidase, with translation MVEKVQLGEQWYILATASPADERRRVLKHDDTFALFDRFGDIQSIGMGEEGIYNGDTCFLSQLELQIEGVRPMFLNSTVKDDNGLFIIELMNPDIHPHGRNSIPKGELHVFRAKLLWKNACYEHVRIANYGLEPIEATVSIEVGADFKDLFEVRGFKRERRGEYLPPQVGERELVLSYRGLDNVVRRTRMHFDPVPDKLTAEQADFRIRLQPKEETHLYLTIRCEVEDTPGQVAQKDGTEYFSAFTQVTKILGTQLQNRCKVRTSNPLFNSWLDRSTADLVMLTTTMEDGCYPYAGVPWYSTTFGRDGILTAHEYLWIDPGMAKGVLTFLAATQATTHDPERDAEPGKILHEARRGELAALNEIPFRRYYGTVDATPLFIGLAGAYYERTGDLDFIRSIWSNITRALHWIDHFGDRDQDGFVEYARYTESGLAQQGWKDSHDSVFHKDGQLAEAPIALCEVQGYVYEAKLQAAKLAALLGEHELARDLESAARALRKRFNEAFWCEEIGTYALALDGKKKQCAVPSSNAGHALWSGIATPERAARVADQLLSDEFFCGWGIRTIPSKEVRYNPMAYHNGSVWPHDNALIAYGMARYGFTGKAMLVFSALREACMHMDQHRMPELFCGFEKRPEEGPTLYPVACSPQAWAAASVFYLLQACLGLSFNPHQNEIRFRHPQLPSFLDTVEIRDLTINGATVDLMLQRYPNNVGINVMRKSGNAEVVTVA, from the coding sequence ATGGTTGAAAAAGTTCAATTGGGAGAACAGTGGTACATCCTCGCCACCGCTTCGCCCGCCGACGAACGTCGCCGCGTGCTGAAGCACGACGACACCTTCGCCCTGTTCGACCGCTTCGGCGACATCCAGTCGATCGGCATGGGCGAGGAAGGCATCTACAACGGCGACACCTGCTTTCTGTCGCAGCTGGAACTGCAGATCGAAGGCGTGCGGCCGATGTTCCTCAATTCGACCGTGAAGGACGACAACGGCCTGTTCATCATCGAGCTGATGAACCCGGACATCCATCCGCACGGACGCAACTCGATCCCGAAGGGCGAGTTGCACGTGTTCCGCGCCAAGCTGCTGTGGAAGAACGCGTGCTATGAGCATGTGCGCATCGCCAACTACGGGCTGGAGCCGATCGAGGCGACGGTGTCGATCGAGGTCGGCGCGGATTTCAAGGACCTGTTCGAAGTGCGCGGCTTCAAGCGCGAGCGGCGCGGCGAATACCTGCCGCCGCAGGTCGGCGAGCGCGAACTGGTGCTGTCCTACCGCGGGCTGGATAATGTGGTGCGCAGGACGCGCATGCACTTCGATCCGGTGCCGGACAAGCTGACGGCGGAGCAGGCCGATTTCAGGATTCGGCTGCAGCCGAAGGAAGAGACGCATCTGTATCTGACCATCCGTTGCGAGGTGGAGGACACGCCCGGACAAGTCGCGCAGAAAGACGGGACCGAGTATTTCTCCGCGTTCACGCAAGTCACCAAGATCCTCGGCACGCAGCTGCAGAACCGCTGCAAGGTCAGAACCTCCAATCCCCTGTTCAACAGCTGGCTCGACCGCTCGACGGCGGACCTCGTGATGCTGACGACGACCATGGAAGACGGCTGCTATCCGTATGCCGGCGTGCCATGGTATTCGACCACCTTCGGGCGCGACGGCATCCTGACCGCACACGAATATCTGTGGATCGATCCCGGCATGGCAAAGGGCGTGCTGACCTTTCTCGCCGCCACCCAGGCGACCACGCACGACCCCGAGCGCGACGCCGAGCCGGGCAAGATACTGCACGAGGCACGCAGGGGCGAGCTGGCCGCCCTGAACGAGATTCCGTTCCGCCGCTACTACGGCACGGTGGATGCCACGCCGCTGTTCATCGGCCTCGCCGGCGCCTATTACGAGCGCACCGGCGATCTCGATTTCATCCGTTCGATCTGGAGCAACATCACGCGCGCGCTGCACTGGATCGACCACTTCGGCGACCGCGATCAGGACGGCTTTGTCGAGTACGCGCGCTATACCGAGTCCGGTCTGGCGCAGCAGGGCTGGAAGGATTCGCACGATTCCGTGTTCCACAAGGATGGACAGCTGGCCGAGGCACCGATCGCGCTGTGCGAAGTGCAGGGCTACGTGTACGAGGCAAAACTGCAGGCCGCGAAGCTGGCCGCCCTGCTGGGCGAGCATGAACTGGCGCGCGATCTCGAGAGCGCCGCGCGCGCGCTCAGGAAGCGCTTCAACGAGGCGTTCTGGTGCGAGGAAATCGGCACCTACGCGCTTGCCCTCGACGGCAAGAAGAAGCAATGCGCCGTGCCCTCCTCCAACGCCGGACATGCGCTGTGGAGCGGCATCGCGACGCCGGAGCGCGCTGCGCGGGTGGCCGATCAGTTGTTGAGCGATGAGTTCTTCTGCGGCTGGGGCATCCGCACCATTCCCAGCAAGGAGGTGCGTTACAACCCGATGGCCTACCACAACGGCTCGGTCTGGCCGCACGACAATGCGCTGATCGCCTACGGCATGGCGCGCTACGGCTTCACCGGCAAGGCGATGCTCGTGTTCAGCGCGCTGCGCGAGGCGTGCATGCACATGGACCAGCACCGCATGCCGGAACTGTTCTGCGGTTTCGAAAAGCGCCCGGAGGAAGGGCCGACGCTCTACCCGGTGGCCTGCTCGCCGCAGGCATGGGCCGCCGCCAGCGTGTTCTATCTGCTGCAGGCCTGTCTCGGGCTGTCCTTCAATCCGCACCAGAACGAAATCCGTTTCCGGCATCCGCAACTGCCGTCCTTCCTGGACACGGTCGAGATCAGGGACCTGACGATCAATGGCGCGACCGTCGATCTGATGCTGCAGCGCTACCCGAACAATGTCGGCATCAATGTCATGCGCAAGAGCGGCAACGCGGAAGTGGTGACGGTGGCGTAG
- the hemA gene encoding glutamyl-tRNA reductase — MQLLAVGLNHTTAPLSLREKVAFPADQIGQAVGSARAWFGRGTAADASAQCSDEAAILSTCNRTELYAVSNIPGGVTAAIDATAYFLAEYHKLPYGELRPYLYTLPQDNAVRHAFRVASGLDSMVLGEPQILGQMKDAVRQADEAGGLGTYLHQMFQRTFSVAKEVRTTTEIGAHSVSMAAAAVRLSQRIFDKIADQHVLFIGAGEMIELCATHFAAQNPKSLTIANRTLERGETLAHRFNGRAIRLADLPQQLANFDIVVSCTASSLPIIGLGLVERAVKARRHKPMFMVDLAVPRDIESEVGRLDDVFLYTVDDLGAAVQTGIENRQAAVQQAEAIIETRVQSFMHWIDRRAVVPLIQDLHESSETMRMLELERARRLIAKGEDIDAVLEALSKGLTAKFLHGPQQALHNAQGDERARLAALLPQLFRTKR, encoded by the coding sequence ATGCAGCTTTTAGCCGTCGGCCTCAACCACACCACCGCGCCGCTATCCCTGCGCGAAAAGGTAGCCTTCCCGGCCGACCAGATCGGCCAGGCGGTGGGGTCGGCGCGCGCCTGGTTCGGGCGCGGCACGGCGGCGGATGCTTCCGCGCAGTGCTCCGATGAAGCGGCCATCCTCTCGACCTGCAACCGCACCGAGTTGTACGCCGTCAGCAACATTCCCGGCGGCGTCACCGCCGCGATCGACGCGACTGCGTACTTCCTCGCCGAATACCACAAGCTGCCCTACGGCGAGCTGCGTCCCTATCTGTACACGCTGCCGCAAGACAATGCGGTGCGTCACGCCTTCCGCGTCGCCTCGGGACTGGACTCGATGGTGCTGGGCGAACCGCAGATTCTCGGCCAGATGAAGGACGCCGTGCGCCAGGCGGATGAAGCAGGCGGACTCGGCACCTATCTGCACCAGATGTTCCAGCGCACCTTCTCGGTCGCGAAGGAAGTGCGTACCACCACCGAGATCGGCGCGCACAGCGTGTCGATGGCCGCCGCCGCGGTGCGCCTGTCGCAGCGCATCTTCGACAAGATCGCGGACCAGCACGTGCTGTTCATCGGCGCGGGCGAAATGATCGAACTGTGCGCCACGCATTTCGCCGCGCAGAATCCGAAATCGCTGACGATTGCCAACCGCACGCTGGAGCGCGGCGAGACGCTGGCGCACCGATTCAACGGCCGCGCCATCCGCCTCGCCGACCTGCCGCAGCAACTGGCGAATTTCGACATCGTCGTGTCCTGCACCGCATCCTCGCTGCCCATCATCGGTCTCGGCCTGGTCGAGCGCGCCGTCAAGGCGCGCCGCCACAAGCCGATGTTCATGGTCGACCTTGCGGTGCCGCGTGACATCGAATCCGAAGTCGGCCGGCTCGACGACGTCTTCCTGTACACCGTCGACGACCTCGGCGCCGCGGTACAGACCGGCATCGAGAACCGCCAGGCCGCCGTGCAGCAGGCCGAAGCCATCATCGAAACGCGTGTGCAATCCTTCATGCACTGGATCGACCGCCGCGCGGTGGTGCCGCTGATCCAGGACCTGCACGAATCGAGCGAAACCATGCGCATGCTGGAACTGGAACGCGCGCGCCGCCTGATCGCAAAAGGCGAGGACATCGACGCGGTGCTGGAAGCCCTGTCGAAAGGCCTCACTGCCAAGTTCTTGCACGGCCCGCAGCAGGCCCTGCACAACGCCCAGGGCGACGAGCGCGCCCGCCTCGCGGCGCTGCTGCCGCAACTGTTCCGCACCAAGCGGTAG